The Conger conger chromosome 15, fConCon1.1, whole genome shotgun sequence genome contains a region encoding:
- the LOC133111490 gene encoding A disintegrin and metalloproteinase with thrombospondin motifs 18-like, translated as MCSTSVQLNIKSTGAQKCLKWRDQPTTTGTTFTTTGKRRGSTSVDDASNVYAPKPPAEDRPIMPDEFEPPGRAKRSPITDNKVGGLNVETLVVADRKMLEKHGRENVTTYVLTVMNMVSSLFKDGTIGTDINIVVVSLLLLELDPLGLTINHHADQSLNSFCQWQSGLVGRNGKRHDHAVLLTGLDICSWKNEPCDTLGFAPISGMCSKYRSCTINEDTGLGLAFTIAHESGHNFGMVHDGEGNPCRKAEGNIMSPTLAGNNGVFSWSACSRQYLSKFLGTAQASCLVDEPKQIGQYKYPEQLPGQLYDADTQCKWQFGSKAKLCNLDFVKDICKSLWCHRVGHRCETKFMPAAEGTICGMDMWCRRGQCVKFGDHGPKAVHGQWSQWSGWSDCSRSCGGGVMYKERSCNSPRPQYSGKFCQGASRVYELCNTKACQPNGVDFRAQQCAEYNSKPFRGWYYKWKPYTKVEDEDICKLYCIAEDFDFFFAMSSKVKDGTSCSDLKGDVCIDGICEPVGCDQILGSKSTVDACGVCKGDNSTCKFFKGQYFLQHRSNEYYTVVTVPAGARSIRVQEVEISTSYLAVRSLKKKYHLTGDWTVDWPGTFQFAGTVFDYRRSFNRPESLYAAGPTNETLVFEILLQGKNPGVAWEYTLPRSERKPNYTWGVVRSDCSAPCAGGRISTKAVCLQDQRTQVNSTLCNPQTRPVVGSVLCNTQPCPAYWVTGEWGACSRSCGGGQQMRPVRCLRRVTYQREEPVMHSLCPVSAPAQLQACGLQACPPQWSSGAWSQCSKTCGRGLRKRGVFCRSTDPGAKAVTLPESACRPSARPLSQETCVVRRCPKNDRLQWLATPWGECSSSCGLGVQRRELRCGERGPQGQHAEFPPRRCRNLAKPALELQQICSRGACPEPQPHWPPLPTPGRTATMVLGWYSSPWQQCSVSCGGGVQTRSVQCLRQGRAAAGCLPHHRPVASRACNTNFCPAPGPVLTDTEQPCIDSFSWCHLVPQHGVCNHKFYGQQCCKSCSLKRR; from the exons ATGTGCTCTACAAGCGTTCAGCTGAACATCAAATCCACAGGAGCACAAAAGTGCCTCAAATGGAGAGACCAACCAACCACTACCGGCACCACCTTCACCACCACGGGGAAACGCAGAGGCAGCACTTCTGTGGACGACGCAAGCAATGTAT ACGCTCCTAAGCCTCCCGCGGAGGATCGGCCCATTATGCCTGATGAGTTCGAGCCTCCAGGCAGGGCTAAACGATCTCCTATCACCGACAACAAGGTGGGGGGGCTGAACGTGGAGACGCTGGTGGTGGCTGACCGGAAAATGCTGGAGAAGCACGGCAGGGAGAACGTCACCACCTACGTCCTGACCGTCATGAACATG GTATCAAGTCTTTTCAAAGATGGCACCATTGGAACCGATATCAACATTGTGGTCGTCAGCCTCCTTCTTCTGGAACTCGATCCT CTGGGCTTGACGATAAACCACCACGCCGACCAGTCCCTCAACAGCTTCTGCCAGTGGCAGTCGGGCTTGGTAGGACGGAACGGGAAACGGCACGACCACGCCGTGCTGCTGACAGGCCTGGACATCTGCTCCTGGAAGAACGAGCCGTGTGACACTCTGG GGTTCGCCCCTATCAGTGGGATGTGCAGTAAGTATCGGAGCTGCACCATTAATGAAGACACAGGACTGGGCCTGGCGTTCACCATAGCGCACGAATCAGGGCACAA TTTCGGGATGGTTCACGATGGCGAGGGGAACCCGTGCAGGAAGGCAGAGGGGAACATCATGTCGCCCACGTTGGCCGGTAACAACGGAGTCTTCTCCTGGTCTGCCTGCAGTCGCCAGTACCTCAGCAAATTCCTTGG TACAGCTCAAGCTTCTTGTCTGGTGGATGAGCCAAAACAAATTGGACAGTACAAGTACCCAGAGCAGCTCCCTGGCCAGTTGTACGATGCTGACACACAGTGCAAATGGCAGTTTGGCTCCAAGGCAAAACTCTGTAATCTGGACTTTGTGAAG GACATCTGCAAGTCACTGTGGTGTCACCGGGTGGGACACAGATGTGAAACCAAGTTTATGCCGGCTGCAGAAGGAACCATCTGTGGAATGGATATG tggtgtCGGAGAGGCCAATGTGTGAAGTTCGGGGACCACGGCCCGAAAGCAGTCCATGGTCAGTGGTCGCAGTGGTCTGGGTGGTCCGACTGTTCCCGGTCTTGTGGAGGGGGCGTGATGTACAAGGAGAGGTCCTGCAACAGCCCCAG GCCGCAGTACAGTGGCAAGTTCTGCCAAGGAGCCAGccgtgtgtatgagctgtgcaACACCAAGGCCTGCCAGCCCAATGGAGTGGACTTCCGGGCACAGCAGTGTGCAGAGTACAACAGCAAGCCCTTCCGGGGCTGGTACTACAAATGGAAGCCTTACACAAAGGTGGAAG ATGAGGACATCTGTAAGCTGTATTGCATCGCAGAGGATTTCGACTTTTTCTTCGCCATGTCCAGCAAAGTCAAAGATGGGACATCCTGCTCCGATCTCAAAGGGGATGTGTGCATTGATGGGATATGTGAG CCTGTTGGATGTGACCAGATTTTGGGTTCAAAGTCGACTGTGGATGCCTGTGGTGTCTGCAAAGGGGACAACTCCACCTGCAAGTTCTTCAAGGGCCAGTACTTCCTGCAGCACCGGTCCAATG AATACTACACGGTGGTCACTGTCCCGGCTGGAGCCCGGAGCATCCGCGTGCAGGAAGTGGAGATCTCCACCAGCTATCTGGCTGTCCGCAGCCTCAAGAAGAAATACCATCTGACAGGGGACTGGACTGTTGACTGGCCTGGAACATTCCAATTCGCGGGGACAGTGTTCGACTATCGGCGCTCCTTCAATCGGCCGGAGAGCCTGTACGCGGCGGGTCCGACTAATGAGACGCTGGTCTTTGAA atcctgctccaggggaagaaTCCAGGCGTGGCGTGGGAGTACACCCTGCCCCGCAGCGAAAGGAAGCCCAACTACACCTGGGGGGTGGTGCGGTCTGACTGCTCCGCCCCCTGCGCTGGAG GTCGGATATCGACAAAAGCGGTTTGTTTACAAGATCAGCGAACGCAAGTCAACTCTACTCTCTGCAACCCCCAGACAAGACCTGTAGTGGGATCAGTCCTCTGCAATACACAGCCCTGCCCAGCCTA CTGGGTGACCGGGGAGTGGGGGGCGTGCAGTCGCAGTTGCGGGGGAGGCCAGCAGATGCGGCCGGTCCGGTGCCTGCGCAGGGTGACGTACCAGCGGGAGGAGCCCGTGATGCACTCCCTGTGCCCCGTCTCTGCTCCAGCCCAGCTGCAGGCCTGCGGCCTTCAGGCCTGCCCTCCGCAGTGGAGCTCTGGAGCCTGGTCACAG TGCTCTAAGACCTGCGGGCGGGGTCTGAGGAAGCGCGGCGTGTTCTGCCGGAGCACGGACCCCGGGGCTAAAGCCGTGACCCTGCCGGAGAGCGCGTGCCGGCCCAGCGCTCGGCCCCTGTCCCAGGAGACCTGCGTGGTGCGCCGCTGCCCCAAGAACGACAGGCTGCAGTGGCTGGCCACGCCCTGGGGCGAG TGCTCCTCGTCCTGCGGGCTGGGGGTGCAGAGGAGGGAGTTGCGCTGCGGGGAGAGGGGACCCCAGGGCCAGCACGCCGAGTTCCCCCCGAGGAGGTGCAGGAACCTGGCCAAGCCAGCGCTGGAGCTCCAGCAGATCTGCAGCAGAGGGGCTTGCCCCGAACCTCAACCCCACTGGCCCCCACTGCCCACCCCGGGGAGGACAGCCACCATGGTGCTGGGGTGGTACTCCTCTCCATGGCAGCAG TGCTCAGTGTCGTGTGGGGGAGGAGTACAGACGCGCAGTGTCCAGTGTTTGAGACAGGGGCGGGCCGCGGCAGGCTGTCTGCCCCATCACAGGCCTGTGGCCTCCCGCGCCTGCAACACCAACTTCTGCCCAGCGCCCGGTCCTGTCCTCACAG ACACAGAACAGCCTTGCATTGACTCCTTCAGCTGGTGCCACTTGGTTCCCCAGCACGGTGTGTGCAACCACAAGTTCTACGGGCAGCAGTGCTGCAAATCCTGCTCCCTGAAGAGGCGGTAG